In the Terriglobales bacterium genome, one interval contains:
- a CDS encoding DUF202 domain-containing protein, with protein sequence MSQEPVADAKTALAGQRTSFARFRTSLALDRTTLAWIRTALAFATFGFGMIGFFRALEQLTHTQQSARLHQAAIRMGVALVLIGLVATLIAAISHWLVLRRLRLGETPVVAKWPLSVAIAVLVSILGLYSLWSYFIQ encoded by the coding sequence GTGAGCCAGGAGCCAGTTGCCGACGCGAAAACCGCTTTGGCCGGCCAGCGCACTAGTTTCGCCAGGTTTCGCACCTCTCTTGCGCTCGACCGTACGACTCTAGCCTGGATTCGCACCGCCTTGGCGTTTGCCACCTTTGGCTTCGGGATGATCGGCTTTTTTCGCGCGCTCGAACAGCTCACCCACACCCAACAATCGGCCCGCCTTCATCAGGCAGCCATTCGCATGGGCGTGGCACTTGTACTGATCGGATTGGTTGCTACACTTATCGCCGCGATTTCACATTGGCTCGTTTTGCGCCGGTTACGTCTTGGGGAAACCCCAGTAGTGGCAAAATGGCCGCTTAGCGTCGCCATCGCTGTGCTGGTTTCTATTCTCGGACTCTACTCGCTCTGGTCCTACTTCATCCAGTAG
- a CDS encoding arylsulfatase: MRRIAYPAIGVLLAFTLSLLPVSAQQKPNIVVIFGDDIGYWNVGAYTHGMMGWTPNIDSIGKNGMLFTDHYGQPSCTAGRAAFIMGQMPIRTGMTTIGIPGSTRGIQKEDPTLAEVLKSQGYATAQFGKNHLGDRNEFLPTNHGFDEWFGNLYHLNAEEEPEELDYPAHKNPDYLKKFGPRGVLHTWAMDTDDSTTDPKFGRVGRQKIEDTGPLTRKRMETIDAEVLGETLKWMDKNGKGGKPFFVWFNSTAIHIWSHPNPKYVQMAVNEGRAEEDVVRARMLEHDEHVGAILKKLDELGVADNTIVVYTTDNGNELMFWPDGGYAPFRGEKGTTWEGGLRVPCLIKWPGHIPAGTVSNGVQSHEDLFVTLAAAAGLPDLKQNLLTGYKMGSTTYKVHLDGYNNLDYWTGKSQKSARREIFYYDETDLMAIRVDGWKMHIGVKMHNNWFDPKSYPSVPYVVNLLMDPMEKMTPDSEEFGYIGREFFAHKLWAPTAAGPFLAAHLKSLQDYPPRQGADTLSMKKAIDEAMRKMEAPVGSSN; this comes from the coding sequence ATGCGAAGAATCGCTTATCCAGCCATTGGCGTGCTCCTTGCGTTCACGCTTTCCTTGTTGCCCGTCTCAGCTCAACAAAAACCAAACATCGTCGTGATTTTTGGCGATGACATCGGCTACTGGAACGTGGGCGCGTACACGCACGGCATGATGGGATGGACCCCGAATATCGACAGCATCGGCAAGAACGGCATGCTCTTCACCGATCACTATGGACAGCCAAGCTGCACTGCCGGTCGCGCCGCCTTCATCATGGGACAGATGCCCATCCGCACTGGTATGACTACCATCGGCATTCCTGGATCAACACGCGGAATTCAAAAAGAAGATCCAACTCTCGCAGAAGTATTGAAGTCGCAAGGATACGCGACCGCACAGTTCGGAAAAAACCACCTCGGTGACCGCAACGAATTTCTGCCTACCAACCACGGCTTCGACGAATGGTTCGGCAATCTGTATCACCTCAATGCGGAAGAGGAGCCTGAGGAGCTCGATTACCCTGCGCACAAGAATCCTGACTATCTGAAAAAGTTCGGACCGCGTGGCGTGCTTCACACCTGGGCAATGGATACGGATGATTCCACCACCGATCCGAAATTCGGAAGAGTCGGACGACAGAAAATTGAAGACACCGGTCCGCTCACCCGCAAGCGCATGGAGACTATCGATGCCGAAGTCCTGGGCGAAACCCTGAAATGGATGGACAAAAACGGCAAAGGAGGCAAGCCCTTTTTCGTTTGGTTTAATTCCACTGCGATCCATATCTGGTCGCATCCCAATCCCAAGTACGTTCAGATGGCGGTGAACGAAGGCCGAGCGGAGGAGGATGTAGTCCGCGCTCGCATGCTTGAACATGACGAGCATGTTGGCGCCATTCTCAAGAAACTCGACGAACTGGGAGTTGCGGACAACACGATCGTGGTGTACACCACCGATAACGGCAACGAATTGATGTTCTGGCCGGATGGTGGCTACGCTCCCTTCCGTGGCGAAAAGGGCACAACTTGGGAAGGTGGCCTGCGTGTACCCTGTTTGATCAAATGGCCCGGGCATATTCCCGCCGGCACCGTCTCCAATGGTGTTCAAAGCCACGAAGATCTCTTCGTTACGCTCGCTGCCGCCGCCGGGTTGCCGGATCTGAAGCAGAACCTTCTAACCGGGTACAAGATGGGTTCGACGACCTACAAGGTTCACCTGGACGGATACAACAATCTCGATTACTGGACGGGAAAATCGCAGAAATCTGCACGCCGGGAAATTTTCTATTACGACGAAACCGATCTCATGGCCATTCGCGTCGATGGTTGGAAGATGCATATCGGCGTCAAGATGCATAACAACTGGTTCGATCCAAAGAGCTATCCCAGCGTCCCATATGTCGTGAACCTCCTGATGGATCCCATGGAAAAGATGACGCCCGACTCGGAGGAGTTCGGCTACATCGGGCGCGAATTTTTCGCTCACAAGCTCTGGGCTCCTACCGCCGCTGGTCCATTTCTAGCAGCTCATCTCAAGAGCCTGCAGGACTATCCTCCACGGCAAGGCGCCGACACGCTCAGCATGAAGAAGGCCATCGACGAGGCGATGAGGAAGATGGAGGCGCCCGTAGGAAGCAGTAATTAA
- a CDS encoding lipid-binding SYLF domain-containing protein, with amino-acid sequence MVFSLFPRLATSIRTSALGFVVICIFACLAAPAWGASKEKDEETLKNAATVFQQVVTGDDVPADVLAKSLCIIVLPNVKKFGFGVGGSGGRGALSCRTGENFTGKWSAPAMYSIGGASVGAQVGGSSTDFVMLVMNNKGVEAVLKDKTKVGSDASATAGPSSASATSTSVGGSDLLTYAKSKGLFAGVSLDGATLHQDGDANQRLYGKVMSATDIVRGKDVKPPAGGQELVTLLDSKVPKLKH; translated from the coding sequence ATGGTGTTTTCACTCTTCCCAAGACTGGCGACGTCGATTCGAACAAGTGCCCTGGGGTTCGTGGTTATTTGCATCTTTGCGTGTTTGGCCGCACCCGCCTGGGGGGCGAGCAAAGAGAAAGATGAGGAAACCCTGAAGAACGCGGCCACCGTATTTCAGCAGGTGGTCACGGGCGACGATGTTCCTGCGGACGTGCTGGCGAAATCGCTCTGCATCATCGTGCTGCCGAACGTGAAGAAGTTCGGTTTTGGTGTGGGAGGAAGCGGGGGGCGTGGCGCACTGAGCTGCCGCACGGGAGAGAACTTCACTGGCAAGTGGTCCGCTCCTGCGATGTATAGCATCGGCGGCGCCAGCGTCGGCGCACAGGTTGGTGGATCGTCCACCGATTTTGTAATGCTAGTGATGAACAACAAAGGCGTAGAGGCTGTCCTTAAAGACAAAACCAAAGTTGGCAGTGACGCCAGTGCCACCGCCGGTCCTAGCAGCGCGAGTGCCACCAGCACTTCGGTGGGCGGCTCCGACCTGTTGACTTACGCGAAGTCCAAAGGCCTGTTTGCCGGCGTATCTCTGGATGGAGCTACTCTCCACCAGGATGGCGACGCTAACCAACGCTTGTACGGCAAAGTGATGAGCGCTACCGACATCGTACGTGGGAAAGATGTGAAGCCGCCCGCCGGTGGACAGGAACTGGTCACGCTGCTGGATAGCAAAGTTCCCAAGCTCAAGCATTGA